The region TGTCGGCGGCGATCATTGCGCCTTCCACCAGGAAGGTACCCACGCCGCACATCGGGTCCGTCAGCGCGCCGCCTTCGGCAGCAATGCGCGGCCAGCCGGCGCGAATCAAAATCGCGGCGGCCAGGTTTTCCTTCAACGGTGCCGCGCCCTGCTGCAGGCGGTAACCGCGCTGGTGCAAGCTGTGGCCGGACAGGTCGAGGGAGAGAATCGCTTCGCCACGGTCGAGGCGCAGGTGGATACGCAGGTCAGGGTTGATTTTGTCGATGGACGGGCGTTCGCCGGTCGGGGTGCGCAGCTTGTCGACAATCGCATCCTTGACCTTCAGCGCGCCGAAGTGGGTGTTGTCGATGCCCGAGCCGTGACCGCTGAATTCTACCGCCAGGGTGCCGTCCGAGACCATGTGGTCAGCCCATTCGATATCCAGCACGCCGTGGTACAGGTCTTCGGCGTCCTTCATCGGGAAGCGCTTGAGCACCAGCAATACGCGGTTGGCCAGGCGCGACCAGAGACACAGGCGGTAGGCAGTTTCCATATCGGCCATGCCGCGCACGGCCGAAGTGTGCTCGCGGGCTTCCTCAAGGCCAAGCCCGACGGCTTCCTCGATCAGCAGGCCTTCGAGGCCCTTGGGGCAAGTGAGGAAGAGTTCAAAACGGTCCGACATGGGCATTCCAGGCTTTTCAGCAATAAATGAACGGGCGACGCATCGCCGGCTCGGTTTTCAATCAAGCACTTTTCTTGAAGAGTGCTCGCGTGGCACGAATGTGCCGTTCCACCCCGGCTGCCGGGCCTTTCGGCCAAAATTTCCGGGGCAGATAAACAATTGTTTGCAACAAAAAGAAATATTGCGACCCTTCGTCGAATAATAACCGACTGCAACGAGCGGGCATTCTCACTAAAGGATTAAACCCATCCTCTTTGCAAGGCACATCATAGCTGGCTTTGCCCAATAAATGGGGCGAAAAGCCATCCCAGCTTATGGCTATAGCATCGTTATCGTTACGTGCTTATGACAAAACGATCATTGAATCCATGTGACCTATTGGTTAGAACTCAACACAGGTTGGCGCCGTAACGACGCCGACACATTGGCTCGCCACGCCGGCAGCGAGCCCACCAACGGCAGAAAAACTCTGCCCGGCCTCAGACGAGGCCGAAGGATATCTACACAGTCAACAAGTGAGGGAAACACCCTATGAGAAGACTTAAGCGTGATCCGTTGGAAAGAGCATTTTTACGCGGATATCAGTATGGCGTTCATGGCAAATCCCGTGAGCTTTGCCCATTTACTCTACCGTCGGTACGCCAAGCCTGGATCAACGGCTGGCGAGAAGGACGCGGCGACAATTGGGACGGTATGACCGGCACTGCGGGGATACATAGACTCAACGAACTTCACGCCGTCGGCTAACACAGGGCACTTAATCCGACATACCACCTAGAAGATTATGTAACGACTTAACCACGCACGTCCTATCCGGGCGGCGGGCTTCGGCCCAGGGGGCTCCTAATGGAGCCCTTTTTAATGGCCGATACTTTCAGGCCTTCGGCAACGCGGCAATCGCATCCACCGACTCGCGAATCAGCGCCGGGCCCTTATAGATAAAGCCGGAGTACAACTGCACCAGGCTCGCGCCCGCCGCAATCTTCTCGGCGGCGTGCTTGCCTTCGGTGATGCCGCCTACCGCGATGATCGGCAAACGCCCCGCCAGCTCAGCGGCCAGCACCTTGACGATATGGGTGCTCTTGTCACGCACCGGCGCACCCGACAGGCCGCCCGCTTCATCACCATGCGCCAACCCTTCAACGCCGACACGGCTGAGGGTGGTGTTGGTAGCAATCACCGCATCCATACCCGAATCGACCAACGCCTGGGCAACCAGAACAGTTTCTTCATCACTCATGTCTGGAGCAATTTTGATGGCCAACGGTACGCGCTTGCCATGGCGCACCGTCAAGTCTTCCTGGCGCTGACGCAAGGCTTCGAGCAATTGCTTGAGGGAATCACCAAACTGCAGGCTGCGCAGGCCCGGGGTGTTGGGTGAACTGACGTTGACCGTGACGTAGCTGGCGTGGGCGTAAACCTTGTCCAGGCAGATCAGGTAATCATCGACGGCGCGCTCTACCGGGGTATCGAAGTTCTTGCCGATATTGATACCGAGAATGCCCTTGTACTTCGCTGCCTGAACCCGCGACAGCAGGTGATCAACGCCCAGGTTGTTGAAGCCCATGCGGTTGATGATCGCCTCGGCTTCCGGCAAACGAAAGATGCGCGGCTTAGGGTTGCCCGGTTGCGGCCGTGGCGTCACGGTGCCGATTTCGACAAAGCCGAAACCCAGTTGCGCAAAACCGTCGATGGCCGCGCCATTCTTGTCCAGGCCGGCAGCCAGCCCGACCGGGTTGGGGAAATCGAGCCCCATCACCGTCACCGGCATCTTTGCCGGTGCCTTGCATACCAGGCCATTGAGCCCCAGGCGACCACCGGCACCGATCAAGTCCAGGGACAGATCGTGGGAGGTTTCCGGAGAGAGTTTGAACAACAACTGGCGGGCCAGGGTATACATGGGCGGGCTAGACTCGGATGGCGGCGAAAGGTGGCGCCGATTATAGCCGGGGTGGCACGCCAGGTGCGAGGCGTGCCGTCCAATCGTCATTGGCGTTGCGCAACCAGCACCTCATACCGAGCCCAGATCTTTTGTGCATAACGTAAGCGCAACGCCTCACGCTCAGGCGCAGCCCCTGCGTTGTATGAGCCAATTGCTGTCCAGTTGTAACCGAAGCGCTGGATGAACTCGGCGAGGATCGAGGCGCCCACTTCAATCGACAAACAAGGCTCACTCAGCAGCCGCTCCTGGGTAATCCCCTGCTTGAGCAAGCGAGGCAAGTGCATGCTGTTGATTTGCATCAAGCCAATATCCCGGGAGCCATCGCTGTTGCCCACGTTCAAGGCTTGCGCCTGGTACCCCGACTCCACGGCAGCAATGGCCTGCAACAGTTCCGGTTCGATGTCGTAGCGACGGGCTACTTCATCCCAGCAACTTGCCCAGGCTGGAAGACTGCCCATCAACAGGCTCAACAGTAAACTTTTGCACAGGCGCCTAATCATGTCTCACCTGGCCACAAGCCGAACAGATGCGCTGCGAACGTCCCTGCCCTGTCTGTCGAGGTTCGTGTTGCCGGACGTTCACGGCACAGGTAAAGCGATAGCCCCTGCCATAGATCGTCTTGATAAACCGCTTGTCCATCTTCAAGTGTTTGCGCAACGCATAAATGCAGCGGGTGAGCGACTCTTCAGCAACCTCTCCACGTGGCCAGACCCACTCAAGCAAACGATCCTTGGTGATCAGTGCGCCA is a window of Pseudomonas antarctica DNA encoding:
- the rmf gene encoding ribosome modulation factor, whose translation is MRRLKRDPLERAFLRGYQYGVHGKSRELCPFTLPSVRQAWINGWREGRGDNWDGMTGTAGIHRLNELHAVG
- a CDS encoding quinone-dependent dihydroorotate dehydrogenase — encoded protein: MYTLARQLLFKLSPETSHDLSLDLIGAGGRLGLNGLVCKAPAKMPVTVMGLDFPNPVGLAAGLDKNGAAIDGFAQLGFGFVEIGTVTPRPQPGNPKPRIFRLPEAEAIINRMGFNNLGVDHLLSRVQAAKYKGILGINIGKNFDTPVERAVDDYLICLDKVYAHASYVTVNVSSPNTPGLRSLQFGDSLKQLLEALRQRQEDLTVRHGKRVPLAIKIAPDMSDEETVLVAQALVDSGMDAVIATNTTLSRVGVEGLAHGDEAGGLSGAPVRDKSTHIVKVLAAELAGRLPIIAVGGITEGKHAAEKIAAGASLVQLYSGFIYKGPALIRESVDAIAALPKA
- a CDS encoding transglycosylase SLT domain-containing protein, with protein sequence MIRRLCKSLLLSLLMGSLPAWASCWDEVARRYDIEPELLQAIAAVESGYQAQALNVGNSDGSRDIGLMQINSMHLPRLLKQGITQERLLSEPCLSIEVGASILAEFIQRFGYNWTAIGSYNAGAAPEREALRLRYAQKIWARYEVLVAQRQ
- a CDS encoding winged helix-turn-helix domain-containing protein; its protein translation is MTLTNEGPTALSVFAGWTLHGDGRLTGDGVDIQLPPKEWQVLRLLLASDGALITKDRLLEWVWPRGEVAEESLTRCIYALRKHLKMDKRFIKTIYGRGYRFTCAVNVRQHEPRQTGQGRSQRICSACGQVRHD